From the genome of Primulina eburnea isolate SZY01 chromosome 12, ASM2296580v1, whole genome shotgun sequence, one region includes:
- the LOC140806614 gene encoding uncharacterized protein — translation MNLVADALSRKVQNAILTSLTISKVHEHLGTSGWTYQITGDYFKVSSIQVEQQILSSIKAAQRTNLHIHRLKELSRIGQTEKFSVASDGSLSINGRLVVPNLIDLKEAILREAHCSQHSIHPGIRKMYHTLRTRYWWDGMKKDISHFVAKCLTCQQVKDERMRPGGMLHSIEVLQWN, via the coding sequence ATGAATCTTGTTGCAGATGCCCTCAGCAGGAAAGTTCAGAATGCTATACTGACATCTTTGACTATCTCTAAAGTTCACGAGCACTTGGGAACTTCAGGATGGACTTATCAGATCACAGGTGACTACTTTAAAGTTTcatctattcaagttgagcaACAGATTTTATCCAGCATCAAAGCAGCACAGAGGACCAATCTGCACATTCATAGATTAAAAGAATTGTCTCGAATAGGTCAAACAGAAAAGTTTAGTGTTGCCTCAGATGGTAGTCTGAGCATTAATGGTAGACTTGTGGTTCCTAATTTGATAGATTTAAAAGAAGCTATACTACgggaagcacattgtagtcagCATAGTATTCATCCAGGAATTCGAAAGATGTATCATACCTTGAGAACTCGTTATTGGTGGGatggtatgaagaaagatatttctCATTTTGTGGCTAAATGTTTAACGTGTCAACAAGTTAAAGATGAGAGAATGAGACCTGGTGGAATGTTACATAGTATTGAAGTGCTGCAGTGGAACTGA
- the LOC140807436 gene encoding thioredoxin F1, chloroplastic-like, with protein MALQFYSAAALSSSVQNSVSHKVILGQPVVCVAGDCRRMVTRTEKRLRVGSRVKASLDAAAAVAEVGRVTEVNVHTFWPIVKAAGTKVVVVDMYTQWCGPCKVMAPKFQQLSESYDDVIFLKLDCNQDNKPLAKELGIKVVPTFKILKDSKIVKEVTGAKYDDLVVAIENARSS; from the exons ATGGCTTTGCAGTTTTACAGTGCGGCTGCGTTGAGTTCATCGGTGCAAAATTCGGTGTCGCACAAGGTTATTTTGGGCCAACCTGTGGTCTGCGTCGCAGGTGATTGCCGCCGGATGGTGACGAGGACAGAGAAGCGGCTGAGAGTGGGCTCACGGGTCAAGGCGAGCTTGGACGCCGCCGCCGCGGTGGCGGAGGTGGGCAGAGTGACTGAGGTCAATGTGCATACCTTCTGGCCCATCGTGAAAGCAGCTGGTACTAAGGTCGTGGTCGTCGATATGTACACTCAGTG GTGCGGTCCATGTAAGGTGATGGCgccaaaatttcaacaattgtCTGAATCGTATGACGATGTTATCTTCTTAAAGCTTGACTGCAACCAAGATAACAAG CCTCTGGCAAAAGAACTAGGGATTAAAGTGGTTCCTACATTCAAGATATTGAAGGATAGCAAGATTGTAAAAGAAGTTACCGGAGCCAAATACGATGACTTAGTCGTCGCCATCGAGAATgcaagaagcagctag
- the LOC140807435 gene encoding proteinaceous RNase P 1, chloroplastic/mitochondrial-like isoform X3 — MVKDLHLKYRQIPPGMLLRMTSLSAKAFPLLLFFPKNSSSLCFHLRSLNYLFHYCPLIPVPNNAKTQPKYPFLMARKRTHFSTTSAEAVVQDPRDSGARRSRKKVLRESPEMILRVKLDQCSKSVDLAEALRLYDEAIIHNVQLNVYHYNVLLYLCSTKSDGIGEGGRDVLTLERGFEIFERMGIDKVVPNEATFTNVSRLAAAKNDPERAFNLVKKMKANGIVPKLRSYGPALFGFCKKGMADEAYEVDSHMMDNMVLAEESELSALLKVSSAAEREEKVYEMLHRLRAAVRQVSEDTTVVVEDWFGSKRAAEIGLEKWDSERVKKGIVEGGGGWHGQGWLGTGKWRLVRTSMTNTGVCQSCGQKLDCIDIDPRETDKFAKCLADLACQKEARKDFVQFQEWLQRHGPFDAVVDGANLGLATNQHVFTFSQINRVVKEIRQLSPSKKLPLVILHQSRVTGGPAQHPNNKRLLESWKRAGALYATPLGSNDDCAPYLYFEITYNARYLAVTEVSAVQVARDCYLYTNDFF; from the exons ATGGTCAAGGACTTGCACCTCAAATATCGTCAAATTCCACCGGGAATGCTCCTTCGCATGACTTCTTTATCAGCTAAAGCGTTTCCTCTTCTTttatttttccccaaaaacTCTAGTTCACTCTGCTTCCACCTCAGAAGTCTCAATTATCTGTTCCACTACTGTCCCCTGATACCTGTTCCGAATAATGCCAAAACCCAACCAAAATATCCCTTTTTGATGGCGAGAAAAAGAACCCATTTTTCCACCACATCAGCTGAAGCTGTTGTCCAAGACCCTAGAGATTCGGGCGCTCGGAGGTCCCGGAAAAAGGTTCTTCGAGAGTCCCCAGAGATGATTCTGCGTGTGAAACTTGATCAGTGTTCCAAGAGCGTTGACTTAGCAGAAGCCCTTCGCCTTTACGATGAGGCGATAATCCACAATGTTCAGCTGAATGTGTATCATTACAATGTCTTACTTTATTTATGTTCAACAAAAAGTGATGGTATTGGGGAGGGTGGACGGGATGTTTTAACGTTGGAAAGAGGGTTTGAGATTTTTGAACGGATGGGCATTGATAAGGTGGTGCCGAATGAAGCAACATTTACTAATGTTTCAAGATTGGCAGCTGCCAAAAATGATCCTGAGCGGGCTTTCAATTTAGttaagaaaatgaaggcaaATGGTATTGTTCCAAAGTTGAGGTCTTATGGGCCAGCTCTCTTTGGGTTTTGTAAGAAGGGGATGGCTGATGAGGCATACGAGGTGGATTCACATATGATGGATAACATGGTTTTGGCTGAAGaatccgagctttcagcactaTTGAAAGTTAGTTCTGCGGCTGAGAGGGAAGAGAAAGTGTATGAAATGCTGCATAGGTTGAGGGCGGCAGTGAGACAGGTATCAGAGGATACCACtgtggtggtggaggattggttTGGGTCCAAGAGGGCTGCGGAAATTGGGTTGGAAAAGTGGGATTCAGAGAGAGTGAAGAAAGGGATTGTGGAGGGAGGTGGTGGATGGCATGGTCAAGGGTGGTTGGGGACAGGAAAATGGAGATTGGTGAGGACCTCTATGACTAATACCGGGGTTTGTCAGTCATGTGGGCAAAAGCTAGATTGTATTGATATTGATCCAAGGGAGACCGATAAGTTTGCAAAGTGTTTGGCTGATTTGGCTTGCCAAAAGGAAGCAAGAAAAGACTTTGTTCAATTTCAG GAGTGGCTTCAACGGCATGGTCCATTCGATGCTGTAGTTGATGGTGCAAATTTGGGCCTTGCTACTAATCAACATGTTTTCACTTTTTCTCAG ATCAATAGAGTTGTGAAAGAAATACGGCAACTCAGCCCTTCAAAGAAATTGCCCCTTGTTATTTTACACCAGAGTAGAGTGACTGGCGGTCCTGCTCAGCACCCTAACAACAAAAGGTTATTGGAAAGTTGGAAAAGGGCTGGAGCACTCTATGCAACACCTCTCGGTTCAAATGATGATTG TGCACCCTACTTGTACTTTGAGATCACGTACAATGCCAGATATTTAGCTGTAACTGAGGTCTCCGCAGTACAG GTTGCTAGGGATTGTTACTTGTATACAAATGATTTCTTCTAA
- the LOC140806613 gene encoding uncharacterized protein translates to MMKAAQDRQASYANKRRRPLEFQVGDYVFLKLSPFWSTMRFGHKWKLAPRYSSLYVIVERIGTLAYRLDLPPSFYLIHNVFHVTMLRKYETYPSHILNFEDVELDSSLSYVEHPVKILDRKEKQLKSKTIPLVLVQWSRNGRQEFTWELEANMRQEWPHLFKNVLVGYLKWDKDYFGFKELRLRARLALFPATVRVRFDPNLVTFQLGFRRVNSFFGEPPSQDHRCAF, encoded by the exons ATGATGAAAGCAGCCCAGGATCGTCAAGCCAGTTATGCTAATAAAAGGCGTAGACCTTTAGAGTTCCAAGTGGGCGATTATGTTTTCTTGAAATTATCACCATTTTGGAGTACTATGAGATTTGGACATAAATGGAAGTTAGCTCCGCGTTATAGTagtttgtatgtgattgttgaGAGGATTGGTACGTTGGCTTATCGTTTAGACTTGCCGCCGAGTTTTTATTTGatacataatgtgtttcatgtaacTATGTTGCGGAAGTATGAGACATATCCGTCTCATATCTTGAATTTCGAGGATGTAGAGTTGGACAGTTCTCTTAGCTATGTTGAACATCCAGTGAAAATTTTGGACCGCAAGGAAAAACAACTCAAGAGCAAGACGATTCCATTGGTTTTGGTACAATGGAGTAGAAATGGAAGACAAGAATTTACATGGGAATTAGAGGCAAATATGCGACAAGAATGGCCTCATTTATTTAAGAAT GTTCTTGTTGGGTATTTGAAGTGGGATAAAGAttattttgggttcaaggagctaag GTTACGAGCTCGATTGGCCCTGTTTCCAGCAACTGTTCGTGTGCGCTTTGATCCGAATTTAG TTACTTTTCAGCTAGGTTTCCGGCGTGTGAATAGTTTTTTCGGCGAGCCACCTTCGCAAGATCACCGTTGTGCGTTTTAG
- the LOC140807435 gene encoding proteinaceous RNase P 1, chloroplastic/mitochondrial-like isoform X2 — MVKDLHLKYRQIPPGMLLRMTSLSAKAFPLLLFFPKNSSSLCFHLRSLNYLFHYCPLIPVPNNAKTQPKYPFLMARKRTHFSTTSAEAVVQDPRDSGARRSRKKVLRESPEMILRVKLDQCSKSVDLAEALRLYDEAIIHNVQLNVYHYNVLLYLCSTKSDGIGEGGRDVLTLERGFEIFERMGIDKVVPNEATFTNVSRLAAAKNDPERAFNLVKKMKANGIVPKLRSYGPALFGFCKKGMADEAYEVDSHMMDNMVLAEESELSALLKVSSAAEREEKVYEMLHRLRAAVRQVSEDTTVVVEDWFGSKRAAEIGLEKWDSERVKKGIVEGGGGWHGQGWLGTGKWRLVRTSMTNTGVCQSCGQKLDCIDIDPRETDKFAKCLADLACQKEARKDFVQFQEWLQRHGPFDAVVDGANLGLATNQHVFTFSQINRVVKEIRQLSPSKKLPLVILHQSRVTGGPAQHPNNKRLLESWKRAGALYATPLGSNDDWYWLYAAVSSKCLLVTNDEMRDHLFQLLGSSFFPRWKEKHQVRVKPSINGLSLHMPPPYSIVIQESEQGSWHVPTVTGDDIEIPRQWLCATRIRGRNSY; from the exons ATGGTCAAGGACTTGCACCTCAAATATCGTCAAATTCCACCGGGAATGCTCCTTCGCATGACTTCTTTATCAGCTAAAGCGTTTCCTCTTCTTttatttttccccaaaaacTCTAGTTCACTCTGCTTCCACCTCAGAAGTCTCAATTATCTGTTCCACTACTGTCCCCTGATACCTGTTCCGAATAATGCCAAAACCCAACCAAAATATCCCTTTTTGATGGCGAGAAAAAGAACCCATTTTTCCACCACATCAGCTGAAGCTGTTGTCCAAGACCCTAGAGATTCGGGCGCTCGGAGGTCCCGGAAAAAGGTTCTTCGAGAGTCCCCAGAGATGATTCTGCGTGTGAAACTTGATCAGTGTTCCAAGAGCGTTGACTTAGCAGAAGCCCTTCGCCTTTACGATGAGGCGATAATCCACAATGTTCAGCTGAATGTGTATCATTACAATGTCTTACTTTATTTATGTTCAACAAAAAGTGATGGTATTGGGGAGGGTGGACGGGATGTTTTAACGTTGGAAAGAGGGTTTGAGATTTTTGAACGGATGGGCATTGATAAGGTGGTGCCGAATGAAGCAACATTTACTAATGTTTCAAGATTGGCAGCTGCCAAAAATGATCCTGAGCGGGCTTTCAATTTAGttaagaaaatgaaggcaaATGGTATTGTTCCAAAGTTGAGGTCTTATGGGCCAGCTCTCTTTGGGTTTTGTAAGAAGGGGATGGCTGATGAGGCATACGAGGTGGATTCACATATGATGGATAACATGGTTTTGGCTGAAGaatccgagctttcagcactaTTGAAAGTTAGTTCTGCGGCTGAGAGGGAAGAGAAAGTGTATGAAATGCTGCATAGGTTGAGGGCGGCAGTGAGACAGGTATCAGAGGATACCACtgtggtggtggaggattggttTGGGTCCAAGAGGGCTGCGGAAATTGGGTTGGAAAAGTGGGATTCAGAGAGAGTGAAGAAAGGGATTGTGGAGGGAGGTGGTGGATGGCATGGTCAAGGGTGGTTGGGGACAGGAAAATGGAGATTGGTGAGGACCTCTATGACTAATACCGGGGTTTGTCAGTCATGTGGGCAAAAGCTAGATTGTATTGATATTGATCCAAGGGAGACCGATAAGTTTGCAAAGTGTTTGGCTGATTTGGCTTGCCAAAAGGAAGCAAGAAAAGACTTTGTTCAATTTCAG GAGTGGCTTCAACGGCATGGTCCATTCGATGCTGTAGTTGATGGTGCAAATTTGGGCCTTGCTACTAATCAACATGTTTTCACTTTTTCTCAG ATCAATAGAGTTGTGAAAGAAATACGGCAACTCAGCCCTTCAAAGAAATTGCCCCTTGTTATTTTACACCAGAGTAGAGTGACTGGCGGTCCTGCTCAGCACCCTAACAACAAAAGGTTATTGGAAAGTTGGAAAAGGGCTGGAGCACTCTATGCAACACCTCTCGGTTCAAATGATGATTG GTACTGGTTGTATGCTGCTGTAAGTTCAAAGTGTTTGCTGGTGACAAATGATGAGATGAGAGACCACTTGTTTCAACTTTTAGGCAGTAGCTTCTTTCCTAGATGGAAAGAAAAACATCAG GTCCGGGTAAAACCTTCTATCAATGGCCTGAGCCTGCATATGCCACCACCATATTCAATTGTCATCCAG GAGTCAGAACAGGGCAGTTGGCATGTTCCAACTGTTACAGGAGATGATATTGAGATCCCAAGACAATGGCTTTGTGCAACAAGGATACGGGGGAGGAAttcttattaa
- the LOC140807435 gene encoding proteinaceous RNase P 1, chloroplastic/mitochondrial-like isoform X1, which translates to MVKDLHLKYRQIPPGMLLRMTSLSAKAFPLLLFFPKNSSSLCFHLRSLNYLFHYCPLIPVPNNAKTQPKYPFLMARKRTHFSTTSAEAVVQDPRDSGARRSRKKVLRESPEMILRVKLDQCSKSVDLAEALRLYDEAIIHNVQLNVYHYNVLLYLCSTKSDGIGEGGRDVLTLERGFEIFERMGIDKVVPNEATFTNVSRLAAAKNDPERAFNLVKKMKANGIVPKLRSYGPALFGFCKKGMADEAYEVDSHMMDNMVLAEESELSALLKVSSAAEREEKVYEMLHRLRAAVRQVSEDTTVVVEDWFGSKRAAEIGLEKWDSERVKKGIVEGGGGWHGQGWLGTGKWRLVRTSMTNTGVCQSCGQKLDCIDIDPRETDKFAKCLADLACQKEARKDFVQFQEWLQRHGPFDAVVDGANLGLATNQHVFTFSQINRVVKEIRQLSPSKKLPLVILHQSRVTGGPAQHPNNKRLLESWKRAGALYATPLGSNDDCAPYLYFEITYNARYLAVTEVSAVQVCYLFFSSFPRYWLYAAVSSKCLLVTNDEMRDHLFQLLGSSFFPRWKEKHQVRVKPSINGLSLHMPPPYSIVIQESEQGSWHVPTVTGDDIEIPRQWLCATRIRGRNSY; encoded by the exons ATGGTCAAGGACTTGCACCTCAAATATCGTCAAATTCCACCGGGAATGCTCCTTCGCATGACTTCTTTATCAGCTAAAGCGTTTCCTCTTCTTttatttttccccaaaaacTCTAGTTCACTCTGCTTCCACCTCAGAAGTCTCAATTATCTGTTCCACTACTGTCCCCTGATACCTGTTCCGAATAATGCCAAAACCCAACCAAAATATCCCTTTTTGATGGCGAGAAAAAGAACCCATTTTTCCACCACATCAGCTGAAGCTGTTGTCCAAGACCCTAGAGATTCGGGCGCTCGGAGGTCCCGGAAAAAGGTTCTTCGAGAGTCCCCAGAGATGATTCTGCGTGTGAAACTTGATCAGTGTTCCAAGAGCGTTGACTTAGCAGAAGCCCTTCGCCTTTACGATGAGGCGATAATCCACAATGTTCAGCTGAATGTGTATCATTACAATGTCTTACTTTATTTATGTTCAACAAAAAGTGATGGTATTGGGGAGGGTGGACGGGATGTTTTAACGTTGGAAAGAGGGTTTGAGATTTTTGAACGGATGGGCATTGATAAGGTGGTGCCGAATGAAGCAACATTTACTAATGTTTCAAGATTGGCAGCTGCCAAAAATGATCCTGAGCGGGCTTTCAATTTAGttaagaaaatgaaggcaaATGGTATTGTTCCAAAGTTGAGGTCTTATGGGCCAGCTCTCTTTGGGTTTTGTAAGAAGGGGATGGCTGATGAGGCATACGAGGTGGATTCACATATGATGGATAACATGGTTTTGGCTGAAGaatccgagctttcagcactaTTGAAAGTTAGTTCTGCGGCTGAGAGGGAAGAGAAAGTGTATGAAATGCTGCATAGGTTGAGGGCGGCAGTGAGACAGGTATCAGAGGATACCACtgtggtggtggaggattggttTGGGTCCAAGAGGGCTGCGGAAATTGGGTTGGAAAAGTGGGATTCAGAGAGAGTGAAGAAAGGGATTGTGGAGGGAGGTGGTGGATGGCATGGTCAAGGGTGGTTGGGGACAGGAAAATGGAGATTGGTGAGGACCTCTATGACTAATACCGGGGTTTGTCAGTCATGTGGGCAAAAGCTAGATTGTATTGATATTGATCCAAGGGAGACCGATAAGTTTGCAAAGTGTTTGGCTGATTTGGCTTGCCAAAAGGAAGCAAGAAAAGACTTTGTTCAATTTCAG GAGTGGCTTCAACGGCATGGTCCATTCGATGCTGTAGTTGATGGTGCAAATTTGGGCCTTGCTACTAATCAACATGTTTTCACTTTTTCTCAG ATCAATAGAGTTGTGAAAGAAATACGGCAACTCAGCCCTTCAAAGAAATTGCCCCTTGTTATTTTACACCAGAGTAGAGTGACTGGCGGTCCTGCTCAGCACCCTAACAACAAAAGGTTATTGGAAAGTTGGAAAAGGGCTGGAGCACTCTATGCAACACCTCTCGGTTCAAATGATGATTG TGCACCCTACTTGTACTTTGAGATCACGTACAATGCCAGATATTTAGCTGTAACTGAGGTCTCCGCAGTACAGGTTTGTTATCTGTTTTTCTCTTCGTTCCCTAGGTACTGGTTGTATGCTGCTGTAAGTTCAAAGTGTTTGCTGGTGACAAATGATGAGATGAGAGACCACTTGTTTCAACTTTTAGGCAGTAGCTTCTTTCCTAGATGGAAAGAAAAACATCAG GTCCGGGTAAAACCTTCTATCAATGGCCTGAGCCTGCATATGCCACCACCATATTCAATTGTCATCCAG GAGTCAGAACAGGGCAGTTGGCATGTTCCAACTGTTACAGGAGATGATATTGAGATCCCAAGACAATGGCTTTGTGCAACAAGGATACGGGGGAGGAAttcttattaa